In Amaranthus tricolor cultivar Red isolate AtriRed21 chromosome 3, ASM2621246v1, whole genome shotgun sequence, a single window of DNA contains:
- the LOC130809189 gene encoding monothiol glutaredoxin-S7, chloroplastic gives MTSVVGSTLSSPPAIHSPAKFGAPIATGASLSFSRPSSLSCRLLSSQHCFVVLPRRSRRLSSSFRCFSALSPELKTTIDKVVASNKVVLFMKGNKDFPQCGFSNTVVQILKSLNVPFETINILENELLRQGLKEYSSWPTFPQLYIDGEFFGGCDITVDAFKSGELQETLEKAMCS, from the exons ATGACATCAGTGGTGGGAAGCACACTTTCATCGCCGCCGGCGATTCATTCTCCGGCGAAATTCGGAGCTCCAATTGCGACTGGAGCTTCACTTTCATTTTCCAGGCCATCTTCTCTCTCCTGCCGTCTTCTTTCTTCTCAACACTGCTTCGTTGTTCTTCCTCGACGTTCCAGAAGGTTATCTTCTTCCTTCCGATGTTTCTCCG CCCTTTCCCCTGAGTTAAAGACGACTATTGATAAGGTTGTTGCTTCAAACAAAGTGGTTTTGTTTATGAAGGGGAACAAGGATTTCCCTCAATGTGGGTTCTCTAACACTGTTGTACAGATATTGAAGTCACTGAATGTGCCATTTGAAACTATTAATATTCTTGAAAATGAGTTATTGCGTCAAGGTCTAAAGGAGTATTCAAGTTGGCCAACCTTTCCACAGCTTTACATCGATGGGGAGTTCTTCGGTGGCTGTGACATTACTGTTG ATGCATTCAAAAGTGGGGAGTTGCAAGAAACATTGGAGAAGGCTATGTGCTCATAA
- the LOC130809188 gene encoding general transcription and DNA repair factor IIH helicase subunit XPD, translating to MKFQIEDITVYFPYDHIYPEQHSYMVELKRALDAKGHCLLEMPTGTGKTIALLSLITSYSLSKPSNPIKLIYCTRTVHEMEKTLAELKVLHDYQIKHLGPAARLLAVGLSSRKNLCINPAVVSAENRDSVDAGCRKLTASWVRALAMENPNVPTCSFFENYEKSGSEAILPPGVYTLHDLRAFGKQKGWCPYFLARHMVQFANVVVYSYQYLLDPKVAGIISKEMQRESVVVFDEAHNIDNVCIEALSVSVRRQTLEGATRNISRMSQEIERFKATDAGKLRAEYNRLIEGLAQRGNLPSGDTWLSNPALPDDILKEAVPGNIRRAEHFLSVLRRLVQYLNGRLQTENFEKESPVSFVASLNNQAGLDQKTLKFCYDRLHSLMLTLEITDTDEFLNIQTICDFATLVGTYARGFSIIIEPFDERMPHIPDPILQLSCHDASLAIRPVFERFQSVVITSGTLSPIDLYPRLLNFNPVVSRSFTMSLTRECICPMVLTRGSDQLPVSTKYDMRSDPGVARNYGRLLLEMVSVVPDGVVCFFVSYSYMDAIVNTWNETGILKEIMQHKLVFIETQDVVETTLALDNYRKACDCGRGAVFFSVARGKVAEGIDFDRHYGRLVIMFGVPFQYTLSKILLARLEYLRDTFQIKEGDFLTFDALRQAAQCVGRVIRSKADYGMMIFADKRYSRHDKRSKLPGWILSHLRDAYLNLSTDMALHIAREFLRKMAQPYDKTGAGGKRTLLSQEDVEKMSSADDMMF from the exons ATGAAGTTCCAAATTGAAGACATTACAGTTTACTTTCCATATGACCATATCTATCCAGAGCAGCATTCCTACATGGTTGAGCTCAAACGAGCCCTTGATGCTAAGGGTCACTGCCTACTGGAGATGCCCACTGGAACTGGCAAAACAATTGCACTCTTATCTCTCATCACAAGTTATTCACTTTCTAAACCGTCCAATCCTATTAAACTCATCTACTGCACTCGTACTGTTCACGAAATGGAGAAAACTTTAGCTGAGTTAAAAGTCCTCCATGACTATCAAATTAAACACCTAGGCCCAGCAGCTCGCCTTCTTGCAGTTGGGCTCTCATCACGTAAGAATCTTTGCATCAACCCAGCTGTGGTCTCTGCTGAAAACAGAGATTCTGTTGATGCTGGCTGTCGCAAGCTTACAGCTAGTTGGGTAAGAGCTCTTGCAATGGAAAATCCTAATGTTCCTACTTGCtccttttttgaaaattatgagAAGTCTGGTTCAGAGGCAATTTTGCCTCCTGGAGTTTATACATTGCATGACTTGAGAGCATTTGGCAAGCAGAAAGGATGGTGCCCATATTTTCTAGCACGGCATATGGTGCAATTTGCAAACGTAGTCGTTTACAGTTACCAGTATCTGCTTGATCCAAAAGTTGCAGGGATAATTTCAAAAGAGATGCAGCGGGAATCTGTAGTTGTTTTTGATGAGGCGCACAACATTGATAATGTGTGCATTGAGGCTCTTAGTGTTAGTGTGAGAAGGCAAACACTTGAAGGTGCCACTAGAAATATTTCAAGGATGTCTCAAGAAATTGAGAG GTTCAAAGCCACAGATGCAGGGAAACTGCGTGCAGAATACAACCGTCTTATTGAAGGGTTGGCCCAAAGGGGAAATTTACCAT CTGGTGATACTTGGCTCTCCAATCCTGCTCTGCCTGATGATATTCTGAAAGAGGCGGTACCTGGGAATATCCGTCGAGCAGAGCATTTTCTATCCGTTTTGCGTAGATTGGTGCAGTATCTCAATGGCCGATTGCAAactgaaaattttgaaaaggAGTCACCTGTTTCTTTTGTAGCGTCACTAAATAATCAAGCTGGACTTGACCAGAAAAccttgaaattttgttatgacCGCCTGCATTCCCTTATGTTGACCCTTGAAATAACGGATACAGATGAGTTTTTAAATATTCAGACAATTTGTGACTTTGCAACTCTGGTGGGCACTTATGCCAGGGGTTTCTCAATTATAATTGAACCCTTTGATGAGAGGATGCCTCATATTCCTGATCCTATACTGCAG CTAAGCTGCCATGATGCGTCACTTGCTATAAGGCCTGTATTTGAACGTTTTCAGTCCGTTGTAATTACCTCTGGCACCCTAAGTCCTATCGATCTGTACCCACGCcttcttaattttaatcctGTTGTCAGTCGAAGTTTTACTATGTCCTTGACAAGGGAGTGCATTTGTCCAATGGTCCTAACTCGTGGAAG TGATCAACTTCCTGTTAGCACCAAGTATGATATGAGAAGTGATCCGGGTGTCGCAAGGAACTATGGAAGGCTTTTACTGGAAATGGTTTCCGTTGTTCCTGATGGAGTAGTGTGTTTTTTTGTCAGCTATTCTTACATGGATGCAATTGTAAATACATGGAATGAAACAGGAATTCTAAAG GAAATAATGCAACATAAGCTTGTATTCATTGAAACTCAAGATGTTGTAGAAACTACTTTGGCTCTAGACAACTACCGCAAGGCTTGTGATTGTGGGAGAGGTGCCGTCTTTTTCTCTGTTGCAAG GGGGAAGGTAGCTGAAGGTATAGATTTTGATCGGCATTATGGAAGATTGGTGATCATGTTTGGGGTTCCCTTTCAATACACATTGAGCAA GATTTTGCTTGCCCGACTTGAATATTTGCGGGACACTTTTCAGATAAAAGAAGGCGATTTTCTAACTTTTGATGCGTTG AGACAAGCTGCTCAATGTGTAGGCAGAGTTATTCGGTCAAAAGCTGATTATGGGATGATGATATTTGCTGACAAAAG ATACAGCCGGCATGATAAGCGCTCCAAGCTGCCCGGATGGATATTATCACACCTACGTGATGCCTACCTTAATTTGAGCACTGATATGGCGTTACACATAGCTAGAGAG TTCCTCCGAAAGATGGCTCAACCGTATGACAAGACTGGTGCTGGGGGCAAGCGAACCCTGTTGTCTCAGGAAGACGTTGAAAAGATGAGCAGTGCAGATGACATGATGTTTTGA